One Mycobacteroides abscessus ATCC 19977 genomic window carries:
- a CDS encoding MlaE family ABC transporter permease, producing MRGLGRSFDKFGEQALFYAQSLSYIPAALTKYRKETIRVLAEITMGTGALVMIGGTVGVAVFLTLASGGVIAVQGYSSLGNIGIEALTGFLSAFLNVRIVAPVVAGIAMAATIGAGTTAQLGAMRVAEEIDALETMAVHAISYLVSTRLVAGLIAIIPLYSLSVLAAFFASRATTVMINGQSPGVYDHYFNTFLVPTDLLWSFLQAIVMSVVVMLVHTSYGFNASGGPVGVGVAVGQAVRTSLIVVVLVTLFISLAVYGGSGNFNLSG from the coding sequence ATGCGCGGATTGGGACGCTCGTTCGACAAATTCGGGGAGCAAGCCCTCTTTTATGCGCAATCACTGAGCTATATCCCGGCGGCGCTGACCAAATACCGCAAGGAAACGATCCGGGTGCTCGCTGAGATCACCATGGGCACCGGAGCTCTGGTGATGATCGGCGGAACCGTCGGTGTCGCGGTCTTCCTGACGCTGGCCTCCGGTGGTGTCATCGCGGTCCAGGGTTACTCATCGCTGGGCAACATCGGTATCGAGGCGCTCACCGGCTTCCTGTCCGCATTTCTCAATGTTCGCATCGTCGCGCCGGTGGTGGCCGGCATCGCGATGGCCGCCACGATTGGCGCGGGAACGACGGCGCAATTGGGTGCCATGCGCGTCGCAGAGGAGATCGACGCGCTGGAAACCATGGCGGTGCACGCCATTTCGTATTTGGTCTCCACCCGCTTGGTGGCCGGACTGATCGCCATCATCCCGCTGTACTCGCTCTCGGTGCTGGCTGCGTTCTTCGCGTCCCGCGCGACCACCGTCATGATCAACGGTCAGTCGCCGGGTGTGTACGACCACTACTTCAATACCTTCTTGGTGCCCACCGATCTGCTGTGGTCGTTCCTGCAGGCGATCGTCATGTCGGTGGTCGTGATGCTCGTGCACACCAGCTACGGGTTCAACGCCTCCGGTGGACCGGTGGGGGTGGGCGTCGCGGTCGGGCAGGCGGTCCGTACCTCGCTCATCGTGGTTGTGCTTGTCACCCTGTTCATCTCACTTGCCGTGTACGGCGGGTCCGGCAACTTCAATCTTTCGGGCTAG
- a CDS encoding MlaE family ABC transporter permease encodes MKQQLAAPARAVGGFVSMSLATFRNIFRRPFQGQEFLDQTWFIARVSLLPTLLVAIPFTVLVAFTLNILLREIGAADLSGAATAFGTVTQLGPVVTVLVVAGAGATAICADLGARTIREEIDAMQVLGIDPIQRLVVPRVLASTFVALLLNGLVCAIGMVGGYVFSVFLQGVNPGAFINGLTVLTGLGELMISEVKAFLFGIFAGLVGCYRGLTVKGGPKGVGDAVNETVVYAFICLFVINVVMTAIGVRVLVKH; translated from the coding sequence TTGAAGCAGCAGCTCGCGGCGCCCGCGCGCGCCGTCGGCGGCTTCGTCTCCATGTCGCTGGCTACGTTTCGCAATATCTTCCGTCGCCCCTTCCAGGGCCAGGAGTTCTTGGACCAGACCTGGTTCATCGCGCGGGTCTCGTTGTTGCCGACGCTCTTGGTGGCCATCCCGTTCACCGTGCTGGTGGCCTTCACGCTCAATATCTTGCTGCGAGAGATCGGCGCGGCAGACCTGTCCGGTGCCGCTACGGCCTTCGGCACGGTGACTCAGCTCGGTCCGGTGGTCACCGTGCTGGTGGTCGCGGGTGCCGGTGCCACGGCGATCTGCGCCGACCTGGGTGCGCGCACCATTCGTGAGGAAATCGACGCGATGCAGGTACTTGGCATCGACCCGATCCAGCGGCTCGTGGTGCCGCGAGTGCTGGCCTCGACCTTCGTGGCGCTGCTGCTCAACGGACTGGTGTGCGCCATCGGCATGGTCGGTGGCTACGTGTTCTCGGTGTTCCTGCAGGGTGTGAACCCCGGAGCCTTCATCAACGGCCTGACGGTGCTGACCGGGCTGGGCGAGCTGATGATCTCGGAGGTCAAGGCCTTCTTGTTTGGCATCTTCGCCGGACTGGTCGGTTGTTACCGCGGACTCACCGTCAAGGGCGGACCCAAGGGCGTCGGCGATGCGGTCAACGAGACCGTCGTCTACGCCTTCATTTGTTTGTTCGTCATCAACGTGGTCATGACGGCCATCGGGGTACGGGTCCTGGTGAAGCACTGA
- a CDS encoding 3-oxoacyl-ACP reductase, with product MSAIADADLSGRVAIVTGAAAGLGRAEAIGLARSGATVVVNDIAPALDKSDVLDEIAAAGSKGVTVAGDIGERATADELISTAESLGGLHVVVNNAGITRDRMLFNMSDEEFDAVIHVHLRGHFLLTRNAATYWRGASKAAGAPTYGRLINTSSEAGLLGPEGQANYGAAKAGITALTLSAARALGRYGVRANAIAPRARTAMTADVFGDAPEDSIDPLSPEHVVTLVRYLAAPAAEAVNGQLFIVYGPTVTLLAAPTVEAKFTADSDAWDPSALNSTLADFFAGHDPKRTFSATALMVED from the coding sequence ATGAGCGCGATTGCTGATGCCGATCTGAGCGGCCGTGTCGCCATTGTCACGGGTGCTGCCGCGGGACTCGGCCGTGCCGAGGCGATCGGCTTGGCGCGGTCCGGGGCGACCGTCGTCGTCAACGACATCGCGCCGGCATTGGACAAGAGCGATGTGCTCGACGAGATCGCCGCGGCGGGATCCAAGGGTGTCACCGTCGCCGGTGATATCGGCGAGCGTGCGACCGCCGACGAACTGATCTCCACCGCCGAATCCCTCGGTGGCCTGCATGTCGTGGTCAACAATGCGGGCATCACCCGCGATCGGATGCTCTTCAACATGTCGGACGAGGAGTTCGACGCCGTCATCCACGTACACCTGCGCGGCCACTTCCTGCTGACCCGTAACGCGGCCACATACTGGCGTGGAGCCTCCAAGGCGGCCGGAGCCCCCACCTACGGACGCCTTATCAATACGTCCTCCGAAGCCGGCCTGCTGGGGCCGGAGGGGCAGGCCAACTACGGCGCCGCCAAGGCGGGTATCACCGCGCTCACGCTGTCGGCTGCCCGCGCGCTGGGCCGGTACGGGGTGCGGGCCAACGCCATCGCCCCGCGTGCCCGCACCGCGATGACGGCCGACGTCTTCGGAGACGCGCCCGAGGATTCGATCGATCCGCTATCCCCTGAGCATGTCGTGACATTGGTGCGCTATCTGGCCGCGCCGGCGGCGGAGGCGGTCAATGGTCAGCTATTCATTGTTTACGGACCCACCGTGACGTTGTTGGCAGCGCCTACTGTGGAGGCGAAGTTCACCGCGGATTCGGACGCCTGGGATCCGTCAGCACTGAATTCAACCCTGGCTGATTTCTTTGCTGGACACGACCCCAAGCGCACTTTCTCCGCGACTGCGCTGATGGTCGAGGATTAG
- a CDS encoding ferredoxin encodes MRVGVVPDRCEGNLVCLGIAPEVFDVDDDDYVVILQEEVPADQEDLVEQAIAECPRAALIRKD; translated from the coding sequence ATGCGTGTCGGTGTAGTTCCTGACCGTTGTGAAGGCAACTTGGTATGCCTCGGGATCGCTCCAGAGGTATTCGACGTCGATGACGACGACTATGTCGTCATCCTGCAAGAGGAAGTACCGGCCGATCAGGAAGATCTGGTCGAGCAGGCGATCGCGGAGTGCCCGCGCGCCGCATTGATCCGCAAAGACTAG
- a CDS encoding acyl-CoA dehydrogenase family protein, translated as MHIAYTPEQEELRRELRAYFDKLLTPERREALASNQGEYGSGNVYRETVEQMGADGWLALGWPKEFGGQDRSVMDQLIFTDEAAIAGAPVPFLTINSVAPTIMHFGTDEQKKFFLPKIAAGKLHFSIGYSEPGAGTDLASLRTSAVRDGDDYIVNGQKMWTSLIEYADYIWLAVRTNTEVKKHRGISMLIVPTTAEGFSYTKVHTMAGPGTSATYYQDVRVPVTSRVGEENAGWKLVTNQLNHERVALVSSAPIITALREVREWAQNTKGPGGRIIDAEWVQLNLARVHAKAEYLKLINWELASTTDAAPSPADASATKVFGTELATEAYRLLMEVLGTAATLRQDSPGAQLRGRVERMHRACLILTFGGGTNEVQRDIIAMTALGQPAASR; from the coding sequence ATGCATATCGCCTACACGCCCGAGCAGGAAGAGCTGCGCCGCGAGCTACGCGCATACTTCGACAAACTGCTGACCCCGGAGCGGCGGGAGGCTCTGGCGTCGAACCAAGGTGAATACGGCAGCGGCAACGTTTATCGCGAGACCGTCGAGCAGATGGGAGCCGACGGATGGCTGGCCCTCGGCTGGCCCAAGGAATTCGGCGGCCAGGACCGCTCGGTCATGGATCAGCTGATCTTCACCGACGAGGCCGCCATCGCCGGCGCACCGGTGCCGTTCCTGACGATCAACAGCGTTGCGCCGACGATCATGCATTTCGGCACCGATGAGCAGAAGAAGTTCTTCTTGCCGAAGATCGCCGCGGGCAAGTTGCACTTCTCCATCGGGTACTCCGAGCCGGGCGCCGGAACCGACCTCGCCTCGCTGCGCACCTCGGCGGTACGCGATGGCGATGACTACATCGTCAACGGTCAGAAGATGTGGACCAGTCTCATCGAGTACGCCGACTACATCTGGCTGGCGGTGCGCACCAACACCGAGGTCAAGAAACACCGCGGTATCTCCATGCTCATCGTTCCCACCACGGCCGAGGGCTTCTCGTACACCAAGGTGCACACCATGGCCGGGCCCGGCACCAGCGCCACCTACTACCAGGATGTGCGCGTCCCGGTCACGAGCCGGGTCGGCGAGGAGAACGCCGGCTGGAAGCTGGTCACCAATCAGCTCAACCACGAGCGGGTGGCTCTGGTTTCGTCGGCGCCGATCATCACCGCGCTGCGCGAGGTCCGCGAGTGGGCCCAGAACACCAAGGGCCCGGGTGGCCGGATCATCGACGCGGAATGGGTGCAGCTGAACCTGGCGCGCGTGCATGCCAAGGCCGAATATCTCAAGCTCATCAACTGGGAGCTGGCCTCCACTACCGACGCGGCCCCCTCTCCCGCCGACGCCTCGGCCACCAAGGTCTTTGGTACCGAGTTGGCCACCGAGGCCTACCGCCTTCTCATGGAGGTCCTCGGCACCGCCGCGACGCTGCGCCAGGACTCGCCCGGCGCGCAGCTGCGCGGCCGCGTCGAGCGGATGCACCGTGCCTGCTTGATTCTCACCTTCGGCGGTGGCACCAACGAGGTGCAACGCGACATCATCGCGATGACCGCTCTTGGCCAACCTGCGGCAAGCCGCTAG
- a CDS encoding acyl-CoA dehydrogenase family protein: MDFSLTEAQTDLAGLTRTIASTISTPERQKELDKQDSRFDRQLWTKLAEADILSTAAPESVGGAGFGVLEQSSILVELGRELAAVPYLESVVLAAGALAAFGSEAMRNDWAAPAVAGKKVLTIALEGEPGEGPVAARTEGTGYVLTGNRVLVPFGVEADAYLVPAETETGTAVFLVSADDAGVTQQALHTTGKDSSAELILSEVPVPAERKVGGAEVVEWLRLRESLGHSAYQLGVLERALELTADYARTREQFGKPIGGFQAVAQRLADGYIDVKGLCLTLWQAAWRVSEDLPSDVDVATAKFWAADAGHRVAHTAVHVHGGVGIDEDHPVHRYFLAAKRGEFASGSATEQLRRIGRELADTPA, translated from the coding sequence ATGGATTTCTCCCTGACCGAGGCACAGACCGACCTGGCCGGTCTGACCCGCACCATCGCGTCGACGATCAGCACACCGGAGCGGCAGAAGGAACTCGACAAGCAGGACAGCCGGTTCGACCGGCAACTGTGGACCAAGCTGGCCGAGGCCGACATCCTCTCCACCGCCGCTCCCGAATCGGTCGGCGGCGCCGGATTCGGCGTGCTGGAACAGTCGTCGATCCTGGTGGAGCTGGGCCGTGAACTGGCCGCCGTTCCGTACCTGGAGTCGGTGGTGCTAGCTGCCGGAGCGCTCGCCGCATTCGGCTCCGAAGCTATGCGGAACGATTGGGCAGCACCGGCTGTCGCGGGCAAGAAGGTCTTGACCATCGCTCTCGAGGGCGAGCCGGGCGAAGGTCCGGTCGCCGCGCGAACCGAGGGCACGGGATATGTGCTCACCGGCAACCGCGTCCTGGTGCCGTTCGGCGTCGAGGCCGACGCGTACCTGGTGCCCGCCGAGACCGAGACCGGTACCGCCGTGTTCTTGGTGTCCGCCGACGATGCCGGCGTAACCCAGCAGGCCCTGCACACCACCGGCAAGGACAGCTCCGCGGAGTTGATCCTGTCCGAGGTCCCCGTTCCTGCCGAACGCAAGGTTGGCGGCGCCGAGGTTGTGGAGTGGCTCCGGCTGCGGGAATCGCTGGGCCACAGTGCTTACCAGCTCGGCGTGCTGGAAAGGGCCCTGGAGCTGACCGCCGACTACGCACGTACCCGTGAGCAGTTCGGCAAGCCGATCGGCGGCTTCCAGGCGGTGGCCCAGCGGCTGGCCGACGGATACATCGACGTCAAAGGTCTGTGTCTGACGCTGTGGCAGGCCGCGTGGCGCGTTTCCGAAGACCTGCCTTCCGATGTCGACGTCGCGACCGCGAAATTCTGGGCCGCCGATGCCGGGCATCGCGTGGCGCACACTGCCGTTCACGTGCATGGCGGCGTAGGTATCGACGAGGACCACCCGGTGCACCGCTACTTCCTGGCCGCCAAGCGGGGCGAGTTCGCCTCGGGCAGTGCGACCGAACAGCTGCGCCGCATCGGGCGCGAGCTGGCCGACACGCCTGCCTAG